In Equus quagga isolate Etosha38 chromosome 14, UCLA_HA_Equagga_1.0, whole genome shotgun sequence, one DNA window encodes the following:
- the CAVIN3 gene encoding caveolae-associated protein 3 translates to MGESALEPGPVPGAPAGGPVHAVTVVTLLEKLATMLEALQERQGGLARRQGGLAGSVRRIQSGLGALSRSHDTTSNTLAQLLAKAERVGSHADAAQERAVHRAAQVQRLEANHGLLVARGKLHVLLFKEEAEIPASAFQKAPEPLGPADQSEPGLEQPAVEVEESSDEEPVESRARRLRRTGLQKVQSLRRALSGRKGPAAPTPTPVKPPRLGPGRSAEGRSEAQPALESRQEPEPPQDTEEDPGRPGAAEAAVLQLESAA, encoded by the exons ATGGGGGAGAGCGCGCTGGAGCCGGGGCCTGTGCCCGGAGCGCCAGCGGGGGGCCCGGTGCACGCCGTGACAGTGGTGACCCTGCTGGAGAAGCTGGCCACCATGCTGGAGGCGCTGCAGGAGCGGCAGGGGGGGCTGGCTCGCAGGCAGGGCGGCCTGGCGGGCTCCGTGCGCCGCATCCAGAGCGGCCTGGGCGCGCTGAGTCGCAGCCACGACACCACGAGCAACACGCTGGCGCAGCTGCTGGCCAAGGCGGAGCGCGTGGGCTCGCACGCCGACGCCGCCCAGGAGCGCGCCGTGCACCGCGCCGCCCAGGTGCAGCGGCTGGAGGCAAACCACGGGCTGCTGGTGGCGCGCGGGAAGCTCCACGTCCTGCTCTTCAAG GAGGAGGCTGAAATCCCAGCCAGCGCCTTCCAGAAGGCTCCGGAGCCCTTAGGCCCAGCCGACCAGTCCGAGCCCGGCCTAGAGCAGCCGGCGGTGGAAGTTGAGGAGAGCTCCGACGAGGAGCCGGTGGAGTCCAGGGCACGGCGGCTGCGGCGCACCGGGTTGCAGAAGGTACAGAGCCTGCGAAGGGCTCTTTCGGGCCGCAAAGGTCCTGCAGCACCAACTCCCACGCCTGTCAAGCCACCTCGCCTTGGGCCTGGCCGGAGTGCTGAGGGTCGGTCCGAAGCCCAGCCTGCGCTGGAGTCCAGGCAGGAGCCAGAACCTCCTCAGGACACCGAGGAAGATCCCGGGAGacctggggctgccgaagcagcTGTGCTCCAATTAGAGAGTGCAGCCTGA